DNA from Arthrobacter sp. StoSoilB19:
TGTCCACTATCGGCTCGGAGCAGGGCCCGGCCCTGGGATCGGCCATCCACGCCGCCGTGGCCGCGGGTGAATACGCGGACATCCGGGAAGCCGCCGCCGCCATGGGCGCCGAACCCGGCGAGGTCTACACGCCGATCCCGGAAAACGTTGCCGCGTACGAGGAACTGTTCCAGGAATACAGGGCACTGCACGACTACTTTGGCCGCGGCGGCAATGACGTGATGCACCGGCTCAAGGCCATCCAGCGCAAAGCCGCCCGGGCCAGCCTGCCCGGCTCCGCCGCCGAACCTGCCGTGGGGGTCTCCGCATGAGCACCGACACCGGGATCCTGGAAACCATCGCCCGGGTCCGTGAGGAAGTGTGTGCGCTGCATGCCGAGCTGACCCGCTACGAACTGGTGGTGTGGACCGCAGGCAACGTTTCCGCCCGGGTGCCGGGCACCGACCTCATGGTTATCAAGCCCTCCGGGGTCGCCTACCAGGACCTGACCCCGGAACAGATGATCGTGACGGACCTGCACGGCATGCCCGTCAGGGGCACCAACGTCGGTGGCGGCGGGACCGTGGACTGGGGCAACCCGCCGCTGTCGCCGTCGTCGGACACCGCAGCGCACGCCTACGTGTACCGGCACATGCCGGAGGTGGGGGGCGTGGTGCACACCCACTCCACCTACGCCACTGCCTGGGCTGCCCGGGGGGAGGCCATTCCGTGCGTGCTGACCATGATGGGCGATGAGTTCGGCGGCTCCATCCCGGTGGGCCCATTCGCGCTGATCGGGGACGACTCGATCGGCCACGGGATCGTGGAGACGCTGAAGAACTCCAATTCACCGGCGGTCCTGATGCAGAACCACGGCCCCTTCACCATCGGCAAGGACGCCCGCTCCGCGGTGAAGGCCGCCGTGATGTGCGAGGAAGTGGCCCGCACCGTCCACATCTCCCGCCAGCTGGGCGAACCGCTGCCCATCGACCAGGGCTCCATCGACTCCCTCTATGCCCGCTACCAGAACGTCTACGGCCAATAAACAACACAGGCCAGTAATCCACGGCGCCGTCATTACACAACTTCCCAGGAGAATCCATGAGCACCGCAGCAAGCACCTCCCTCGACGGCTACGAGGTCTGGTTCCTCACCGGCAGCCAGCACCTGTACGGGGAGGAGGTCCTCAAGCAGGTGGCCGCCCAGTCGCAGGAGATCGCCAACCAGCTCAACGCCAATTCCGCCGTCCCGGTCAAGATCGTCTGGAAGCCGGTCCTCACCGATTCGGATGCCATCCGGCGCACCGCCCTGGAGGCGAACGCCGATGATTCCGTGATCGGTGTGACCGCCTGGATGCACACGTTCAGCCCGGCCAAGATGTGGATCCAGGGCCTGGACCTGCTGCGTAAGCCCCTGCTGCACCTGCACACCCAGGCCATCCGGGACCTGCCGTGGGCGGACATCGACTTCGACTTCATGAACCTGAACCAGGCCGCGCACGGCGACCGCGAGTTCGGGTACATCCAGTCCCGGCTGGGCATCGCCCGGAAGACCGTCGTCGGGCATGTCTCCAACCCCGAGGTGGCACGCCAGGTGGGCTCCTGGCAGCGCGCCGCCGCCGGCTGGGCCGCCGTCCGCACCCTTAAGCTGACACGCTTCGGGGACAACATGCGCAACGTCGCCGTCACCGAAGGCGACAAGACCGAGGCGGAGCTGCGCTTCGGCGTCGCCGTGAACACCTGGTCCGTCAATGAGCTCGCGGACGCCGTGCACGGCGCGGCGGAGGCCGACGTCGACGCACTGGTGGCGGAATATACGGACCTTTACGACGTGGTGCCGGAGCTCCGCGCAGGCGCGGCCAGGCATGAATCGCTGCGGTACGGCGCCCGGATCGAGCTGGGCCTGCGCAGCTTCCTCGAAGCCAATGGCTCCGCCGCGTTCACCACCTCCTTCGAGGACCTGGGCGCGCTGCGGCAGCTTCCCGGCCTCGCCGTGCAGCGGCTCATGGCCGCCGGGTACGGGTTCGGCGCCGAAGGCGACTGGAAGACCGCCATCCTGGTGCGCGCCGCGAAGGTGATGGGTGCCGGCCTGCCCGGCGGTGCGTCCCTGATGGAGGACTACACGTACCACCTGGAGCCCGGGTCCGAGAAGATCCTGGGCGCCCACATGCTGGAAGTTTGCCCCTCCCTCACGGCGTCGAAGCCGCGCCTGGAAATCCACCCGCTGGGCATCGGCGGCAAGGAGGACCCGGTCCGCCTGGTGTTCGACGCCGATGCCTCCCCGGGCGTCGTCGTCGCCCTGTCCGACATGCGGGACCGTTTCCGCCTGGTGGCCAACGCCGTCGACGTGGTTCCCCTGGACCAGCCGCTGCCAAACCTGCCCGTGGCCCGCGCCCTGTGGCAGCCGAAGCCGGACTTCGCAACCTCCGCCGCCGCCTGGCTCACAGCCGGCGCAGCCCACCACACCGTGCTCTCCACCCAGGTGGGCATGGACGTGTTCGAAGACTTCGCCGAGATCGCCAAAACCGAACTGCTGACCATTGACCACGACACCACCATCCGGCAGTTCAAGAAGGACCTGAACTGGAACGCCGCCTACTACAAGCTGGCAGGCGGGATCTGATCCAATGGCACGGCTGAGCTCCCGGCGCCCGCCACGGACAACAACCCCGTGACGCACGGCAAACCACGCCGGCTGCCGAGGCTTGAGGACGTGGCGGAGCTGGCCGGGGTCTCACACCAGACCGTGTCACGGGTGGTCAACAACCACCCCAACGTGAGCCCGGGGACGCGGGAAAAAGTGGAAGCGGTGATAGCCCGGCTCGGCTACCGCCGCAACACCGCAGCCCGGAGCCTGGTCACCCGGCGCTCGCAGACCATAGGCGTCCTGGGCAGCGAGCTCTCCCAGTACGGTCCTGCCAATACATTGCTGGGCGTGGAACGC
Protein-coding regions in this window:
- a CDS encoding L-ribulose-5-phosphate 4-epimerase yields the protein MSTDTGILETIARVREEVCALHAELTRYELVVWTAGNVSARVPGTDLMVIKPSGVAYQDLTPEQMIVTDLHGMPVRGTNVGGGGTVDWGNPPLSPSSDTAAHAYVYRHMPEVGGVVHTHSTYATAWAARGEAIPCVLTMMGDEFGGSIPVGPFALIGDDSIGHGIVETLKNSNSPAVLMQNHGPFTIGKDARSAVKAAVMCEEVARTVHISRQLGEPLPIDQGSIDSLYARYQNVYGQ
- the araA gene encoding L-arabinose isomerase — protein: MSTAASTSLDGYEVWFLTGSQHLYGEEVLKQVAAQSQEIANQLNANSAVPVKIVWKPVLTDSDAIRRTALEANADDSVIGVTAWMHTFSPAKMWIQGLDLLRKPLLHLHTQAIRDLPWADIDFDFMNLNQAAHGDREFGYIQSRLGIARKTVVGHVSNPEVARQVGSWQRAAAGWAAVRTLKLTRFGDNMRNVAVTEGDKTEAELRFGVAVNTWSVNELADAVHGAAEADVDALVAEYTDLYDVVPELRAGAARHESLRYGARIELGLRSFLEANGSAAFTTSFEDLGALRQLPGLAVQRLMAAGYGFGAEGDWKTAILVRAAKVMGAGLPGGASLMEDYTYHLEPGSEKILGAHMLEVCPSLTASKPRLEIHPLGIGGKEDPVRLVFDADASPGVVVALSDMRDRFRLVANAVDVVPLDQPLPNLPVARALWQPKPDFATSAAAWLTAGAAHHTVLSTQVGMDVFEDFAEIAKTELLTIDHDTTIRQFKKDLNWNAAYYKLAGGI